In Pyxidicoccus trucidator, a genomic segment contains:
- a CDS encoding TldD/PmbA family protein encodes MPRASASPRRAPASQLAPPVARGPSAAPLLPQPLVERLLAVAMERGGDFAEVYVERTLTTAVMLEESRIKSAQTGLIQGVGVRVISGGKVGYAYSDDWDEPALLRAASTAAMIAQGGGAERSFAVRRAAVPSYYRVGTPLMDVEVSLKTALLTRADKAARAFDSRVKQVNATYVDQTRRIAVANTEGRYTEDTQDLCRMAVQVVAQGKGGEQRTGMYGGGGRVSFSHWDGFPPESVGREAARQAVATLGAVDCAAGPQTVVLAPGWSGILLHEAVGHGLEADFIRKGTSLFAGKLGQKVASDLVTVIDDGTVSSGRGSINIDDEGNPGERKVLIENGVLKNYLYDGLNAKLMGQRTTGSGRRESFKHLPLPRMTNTFLAPGDHAPEDILKEVKRGLYCATFGGGQVDITNGNFVFEVSEAYQIEDGKLGRPVKGAMLIGVGPEALKNVTRVGTDPMPDPGMGVCMKDGQMLPVGVGLPTLRIDNVTVGGTKVA; translated from the coding sequence ATGCCCCGAGCCTCAGCGTCCCCACGGCGCGCCCCTGCTTCCCAGCTTGCCCCCCCGGTGGCCCGGGGGCCCTCGGCCGCCCCGCTGCTGCCCCAGCCGCTCGTCGAGCGCCTGCTCGCCGTCGCCATGGAGCGCGGGGGTGACTTCGCGGAGGTGTACGTGGAGCGCACGCTCACCACCGCGGTGATGCTGGAGGAGTCGCGCATCAAGAGCGCGCAGACGGGCCTCATCCAGGGCGTCGGCGTGCGCGTCATCTCCGGGGGCAAGGTGGGCTATGCCTACTCGGACGACTGGGACGAGCCGGCGCTGCTGCGCGCGGCCTCCACGGCGGCGATGATTGCCCAGGGTGGCGGCGCCGAGCGCAGCTTCGCGGTGCGCCGCGCCGCGGTGCCCAGCTACTACCGCGTCGGCACCCCGCTGATGGACGTGGAGGTGTCGCTGAAGACGGCCCTGCTGACCCGCGCCGACAAGGCGGCCCGCGCGTTCGACTCGCGGGTGAAGCAGGTGAATGCCACGTACGTGGACCAGACGCGCCGCATCGCCGTGGCCAACACGGAGGGGCGCTACACCGAGGACACCCAGGACTTGTGCCGCATGGCCGTCCAGGTGGTGGCCCAGGGCAAGGGCGGCGAGCAGCGCACCGGCATGTACGGCGGCGGCGGCCGGGTGTCCTTCTCCCACTGGGACGGCTTCCCGCCGGAGTCCGTGGGCCGCGAGGCCGCGCGGCAGGCGGTGGCCACGCTGGGCGCGGTGGACTGCGCGGCGGGCCCGCAGACGGTGGTGCTGGCGCCGGGCTGGAGCGGCATCCTCCTGCACGAGGCGGTGGGCCACGGCCTGGAGGCGGACTTCATCCGCAAGGGCACGTCCCTCTTCGCCGGCAAGCTGGGGCAGAAGGTGGCGTCGGACCTCGTCACGGTCATCGACGACGGCACCGTGTCCAGCGGCCGCGGCTCCATCAACATCGACGACGAGGGCAACCCCGGGGAGCGCAAGGTCCTCATCGAGAACGGCGTCCTCAAGAACTACCTCTATGACGGCCTCAACGCGAAGCTGATGGGCCAGCGCACCACCGGCAGCGGACGGCGCGAGTCCTTCAAGCACCTGCCGCTGCCGCGCATGACGAACACCTTCCTCGCCCCCGGAGACCATGCCCCCGAGGACATCCTCAAGGAGGTGAAGCGCGGCCTGTATTGCGCCACCTTCGGCGGCGGGCAGGTGGACATCACCAACGGCAACTTCGTCTTCGAGGTGAGCGAGGCGTACCAGATTGAGGACGGGAAGCTGGGCCGGCCGGTGAAGGGCGCCATGCTCATCGGCGTGGGGCCGGAGGCGCTGAAGAACGTGACGCGCGTGGGGACAGACCCGATGCCGGACCCCGGCATGGGCGTG